The following proteins come from a genomic window of Lycium ferocissimum isolate CSIRO_LF1 chromosome 4, AGI_CSIRO_Lferr_CH_V1, whole genome shotgun sequence:
- the LOC132053392 gene encoding external alternative NAD(P)H-ubiquinone oxidoreductase B1, mitochondrial isoform X1, giving the protein MRGFTYLSKALHSHSTYSRLLVLCSVSTGGLLVYAESNVESGKQIVEKNQSEPEKKKKRIVVLGTGWAATSFLKDLDISSYDVKVVSPRNYFAFTPLLPSITCGTVEPRSIVEPVRNIIKKRSGKIHFWEAECLKIDLENNKVFCRSGINDNLAGHNDFSLQYDYLFIAVGAQVNTFNTPGVMEHCHFLKEVEDAQRIRRTVIDCFEKAVIPGQSEEERRINLHFVIVGGGPTGVEFASELYDFVHEDLVKIYPSVKDFVKITLIQSGDHILNTYDERISSFAEQKFQRDGIEVLTGCRVISVSDNFINMKVKSTGEHVEVPYGMVVWSTGVGTRPFVKDFMEQVGQEKRRILATDEWLRVKGCSNVYALGDCASVDQRKVMEDISAIFKAADKDDSGTLTIEEFRDVLDDIIIRYPQVDLYLKNKKLLAATDLLRDSEGNERDEVDIEGFKSALSHVDSQMKSLPATAQVAAQQGTYLARCFNRWDQCKTNPEGPRRFKSSGRHQFLPFGYRHLGQFAPLGGDQAAAELPGDWVSMGHSTQWLWYSVYASKQVSWRTRYLVVGDWVRRYIFGRDSSRI; this is encoded by the exons atgaggGGTTTCACATATTTAAGCAAAGCTCTTCATAGCCATTCTACTTATTCAAGACTTTTGGTTCTCTGTTCTGTCAG TACTGGAGGTCTATTGGTATATGCAGAATCGAACGTAGAGAGTGGAAAACAAATTGTTGAAAAGAATCAATCAGAAccagagaagaagaagaagagaatagtGGTGCTTGGAACAGGATGGGCTGCTACCAGTTTCCTAAAAGATCTTGATATTTCTTCCTATGATGTTAAGGTGGTTTCGCCGCGAAATTATTTCGCGTTTACACCACTGTTACCTAGTATCACATGTGGAACAGTTGAGCCACGAAGCATCGTAGAGCCCGTTCGGAACATAATAAAGAAG AGAAGTGGAAAAATTCATTTTTGGGAAGCAGAATGTCTAAAGATTGATTTAGAAAACAACAAAGTATTTTGCCGTTCTGGTATCAATGATAATCTGGCGGGACATAATGATTTCTCCCTACAATATGACTATTTGTTCATAGCAGTAGGAGCTCAAGTAAATACTTTTAACACTCCAGGTGTTATGGAACATTGCCACTTTCTGAAG GAAGTGGAAGATGCTCAAAGGATACGGAGGACAGTAATAGATTGTTTTGAGAAAGCTGTCATTCCCGGCCAAAGTGAAGAAGAGCGAAGGATCAACCTCCATTTTGTTATAGTTGGAGGGGGTCCCACTGGAGTGGAATTTGCTTCCGAGCTATATGACTTTGTTCATGAGGACTTAGTAAAAATATATCCTTCAGTTAAGGATTTTGTGAAGATAACACTTATCCAGTCCGGAGATCATATCCTGAATAC ATATGATGAAAGAATAAGCTCATTTGCTGAACAGAAATTTCAAAGAGATGGCATTGAGGTTTTGACAGGTTGCCGTGTCATTAGCGTCTCTGATAATTTCATCAACATGAAAGTAAAATCTACAGGAGAACACGTTGAAGTACCCTACGGGATGGTTGTATGGTCAACTGGAGTTGGTACTCGTCCATTTGTGAAGGATTTCATGGAACAAGTTGGCCAG GAAAAAAGACGTATTCTAGCAACTGATGAATGGTTACGAGTAAAGGGCTGTAGTAACGTGTACGCTCTTGGTGATTGTGCATCTGTAGATCAACGTAAAGTCATG GAAGATATTTCGGCCATTTTTAAAGCTGCGGATAAGGATGATTCTGGAACTTTGACCATCGAGGAATTCCGAGATGTCCTGGATGACATAATTATCCGTTATCCTCAAGTGGACTTGTATCTGAAGAACAAAAAATTGTTAGCGGCAACAGACTTATTAAGGGATTCAGAGGGAAATGAAAGAGATGAGGTAGATATTGAAGGTTTTAAATCGGCCCTTTCTCATGTAGATTCACAGATGAAAAGTCTACCTGCCACAGCTCAG GTTGCTGCTCAACAAGGTACATATCTTGCTAGATGCTTTAACCGCTGGGATCAATGCAAAACTAATCCTGAAGGCCCTCGCCGTTTTAAGAGCTCTGGACGTCATCAATTTCTACCCTTCGG GTATCGCCATTTAGGGCAATTTGCCCCTTTAGGTGGGGATCAAGCAGCAGCAGAACTTCCTGGAGACTGGGTTTCAATGGGTCATAGCACACAGTGGCTATGGTATTCTGTGTATGCAAG CAAGCAAGTTAGCTGGCGCACGAGGTACTTAGTGGTCGGTGATTGGGTAAGAAGATACATTTTCGGGAGAGATTCAAGCAGGATTTAA
- the LOC132053392 gene encoding external alternative NAD(P)H-ubiquinone oxidoreductase B1, mitochondrial isoform X4, with translation MRGFTYLSKALHSHSTYSRLLVLCSVSTGGLLVYAESNIESGKQVETNQSKPEKKKIVVLGTGWAGTSFLKDLDISSYDVQVVSPRNYFAFTPLLPSVTCGTVEPRSIVEPVRNIIKKRSGEIHFWEAECLKIDPENHTVFCRSGIGDNLAGHNDFNLQYDYLVIAVGAQVNTFNTPGVMEHCHFLKEVEDAQRIRRTVIDCFEKAVIPGLSEEERRTNLHFVIVGGGPTGVEFAAELHDFVHEDLVKVYPSVKDFVKISLIQSGDHILNTYDERISSFAEQKFQRDGIEVLTGCRVISVSDNFINMKVKSTGEHVEVPYGMVVWSTGVGTRPFVKDFMEQVGQEKRRILATDEWLRVKGCSNVYALGDCASVDQRKVMEDISAIFKAADKDDSGTLTIEEFRDVLDDIIIRYPQVDLYLKNKKLLAATDLLRDSEGNERDEVDIEGFKSALSHVDSQMKSLPATAQVAAQQGTYLARCFNRWDQCKTNPEGPRRFKSSGRHQFLPFGYRHLGQFAPLGGDQAAAELPGDWVSMGHSTQWLWYSVYASKQVSWRTRYLVVGDWVRRYIFGRDSSRI, from the exons atgaggGGTTTCACATATTTAAGCAAAGCTCTTCATAGCCATTCTACTTATTCAAGACTTTTGGTTCTCTGTTCTGTCAG TACTGGAGGTCTATTGGTATATGCGGAATCAAACATAGAGAGTGGAAAACAAGTTGAAACGAATCAATCAAAAccagagaagaagaaaatagtGGTGCTTGGAACAGGATGGGCTGGTACCAGCTTCCTAAAAGATCTTGATATTTCTTCCTATGATGTTCAAGTGGTTTCGCCACGAAATTATTTTGCGTTTACACCTCTGTTACCTAGTGTCACATGTGGAACAGTCGAGCCACGAAGCATCGTGGAGCCAGTTAGGAACATAATAAAGAAG AGAAGTGGAGAGATTCATTTTTGGGAAGCAGAATGTCTGAAGATTGATCCAGAAAACCACACAGTATTTTGCCGTTCTGGTATCGGTGATAATTTGGCGGGACATAATGATTTCAACCTACAATATGACTATTTGGTTATAGCAGTTGGAGCTCAAGTGAATACTTTCAACACCCCAGGTGTAATGGAACATTGTCACTTTCTGAAG GAAGTGGAAGATGCTCAAAGGATACGCAGGACAGTAATAGATTGTTTTGAGAAAGCTGTTATTCCCGGCCTAAGTGAAGAAGAGCGAAGGACCAACCTCCATTTTGTTATAGTTGGAGGGGGTCCAACTGGAGTGGAATTTGCCGCTGAGCTACATGACTTTGTTCATGAGGACTTAGTAAAAGTATACCCTTCGGTTAAAGATTTTGTGAAGATATCACTCATCCAGTCCGGAGATCATATCCTGAATAC ATATGATGAAAGAATAAGCTCATTTGCTGAACAGAAATTTCAAAGAGATGGCATTGAGGTTTTGACAGGTTGCCGTGTCATTAGCGTCTCTGATAATTTCATCAACATGAAAGTAAAATCTACAGGAGAACACGTTGAAGTACCCTACGGGATGGTTGTATGGTCAACTGGAGTTGGTACTCGTCCATTTGTGAAGGATTTCATGGAACAAGTTGGCCAG GAAAAAAGACGTATTCTAGCAACTGATGAATGGTTACGAGTAAAGGGCTGTAGTAACGTGTACGCTCTTGGTGATTGTGCATCTGTAGATCAACGTAAAGTCATG GAAGATATTTCGGCCATTTTTAAAGCTGCGGATAAGGATGATTCTGGAACTTTGACCATCGAGGAATTCCGAGATGTCCTGGATGACATAATTATCCGTTATCCTCAAGTGGACTTGTATCTGAAGAACAAAAAATTGTTAGCGGCAACAGACTTATTAAGGGATTCAGAGGGAAATGAAAGAGATGAGGTAGATATTGAAGGTTTTAAATCGGCCCTTTCTCATGTAGATTCACAGATGAAAAGTCTACCTGCCACAGCTCAG GTTGCTGCTCAACAAGGTACATATCTTGCTAGATGCTTTAACCGCTGGGATCAATGCAAAACTAATCCTGAAGGCCCTCGCCGTTTTAAGAGCTCTGGACGTCATCAATTTCTACCCTTCGG GTATCGCCATTTAGGGCAATTTGCCCCTTTAGGTGGGGATCAAGCAGCAGCAGAACTTCCTGGAGACTGGGTTTCAATGGGTCATAGCACACAGTGGCTATGGTATTCTGTGTATGCAAG CAAGCAAGTTAGCTGGCGCACGAGGTACTTAGTGGTCGGTGATTGGGTAAGAAGATACATTTTCGGGAGAGATTCAAGCAGGATTTAA
- the LOC132053392 gene encoding external alternative NAD(P)H-ubiquinone oxidoreductase B1, mitochondrial isoform X5, producing the protein MRGFTYLAKALHSHSTYSRLLVLCSVSTGGLLVYAESNIESGKQVETNQSKPEKKKIVVLGTGWAGTSFLKDLDISSYDVQVVSPRNYFAFTPLLPSVTCGTVEPRSIVEPVRNIIKKRSGEIHFWEAECLKIDPENHTVFCRSGIGDNLAGHNDFNLQYDYLVIAVGAQVNTFNTPGVMEHCHFLKEVEDAQRIRRTVIDCFEKAVIPGLSEEERRTNLHFVIVGGGPTGVEFAAELHDFVHEDLVKVYPSVKDFVKISLIQSGDHILNTYDERISSFAEQKFQRDGIEVLTGCRVISVSDNFINMKVKSTGEHVEVPYGMVVWSTGVGTRPFVKDFMEQVGQEKRRILATDEWLRVKGCSNVYALGDCASVDQRKVMEDISAIFKAADKDDSGTLTIEEFRDVLDDIIIRYPQVDLYLKNKKLLAATDLLRDSEGNERDEVDIEGFKSALSHVDSQMKSLPATAQVAAQQGTYLARCFNRWDQCKTNPEGPRRFKSSGRHQFLPFGYRHLGQFAPLGGDQAAAELPGDWVSMGHSTQWLWYSVYASKQVSWRTRYLVVGDWVRRYIFGRDSSRI; encoded by the exons CAAAGCTCTTCATAGCCATTCTACTTATTCAAGACTTTTGGTTCTCTGTTCTGTCAG TACTGGAGGTCTATTGGTATATGCGGAATCAAACATAGAGAGTGGAAAACAAGTTGAAACGAATCAATCAAAAccagagaagaagaaaatagtGGTGCTTGGAACAGGATGGGCTGGTACCAGCTTCCTAAAAGATCTTGATATTTCTTCCTATGATGTTCAAGTGGTTTCGCCACGAAATTATTTTGCGTTTACACCTCTGTTACCTAGTGTCACATGTGGAACAGTCGAGCCACGAAGCATCGTGGAGCCAGTTAGGAACATAATAAAGAAG AGAAGTGGAGAGATTCATTTTTGGGAAGCAGAATGTCTGAAGATTGATCCAGAAAACCACACAGTATTTTGCCGTTCTGGTATCGGTGATAATTTGGCGGGACATAATGATTTCAACCTACAATATGACTATTTGGTTATAGCAGTTGGAGCTCAAGTGAATACTTTCAACACCCCAGGTGTAATGGAACATTGTCACTTTCTGAAG GAAGTGGAAGATGCTCAAAGGATACGCAGGACAGTAATAGATTGTTTTGAGAAAGCTGTTATTCCCGGCCTAAGTGAAGAAGAGCGAAGGACCAACCTCCATTTTGTTATAGTTGGAGGGGGTCCAACTGGAGTGGAATTTGCCGCTGAGCTACATGACTTTGTTCATGAGGACTTAGTAAAAGTATACCCTTCGGTTAAAGATTTTGTGAAGATATCACTCATCCAGTCCGGAGATCATATCCTGAATAC ATATGATGAAAGAATAAGCTCATTTGCTGAACAGAAATTTCAAAGAGATGGCATTGAGGTTTTGACAGGTTGCCGTGTCATTAGCGTCTCTGATAATTTCATCAACATGAAAGTAAAATCTACAGGAGAACACGTTGAAGTACCCTACGGGATGGTTGTATGGTCAACTGGAGTTGGTACTCGTCCATTTGTGAAGGATTTCATGGAACAAGTTGGCCAG GAAAAAAGACGTATTCTAGCAACTGATGAATGGTTACGAGTAAAGGGCTGTAGTAACGTGTACGCTCTTGGTGATTGTGCATCTGTAGATCAACGTAAAGTCATG GAAGATATTTCGGCCATTTTTAAAGCTGCGGATAAGGATGATTCTGGAACTTTGACCATCGAGGAATTCCGAGATGTCCTGGATGACATAATTATCCGTTATCCTCAAGTGGACTTGTATCTGAAGAACAAAAAATTGTTAGCGGCAACAGACTTATTAAGGGATTCAGAGGGAAATGAAAGAGATGAGGTAGATATTGAAGGTTTTAAATCGGCCCTTTCTCATGTAGATTCACAGATGAAAAGTCTACCTGCCACAGCTCAG GTTGCTGCTCAACAAGGTACATATCTTGCTAGATGCTTTAACCGCTGGGATCAATGCAAAACTAATCCTGAAGGCCCTCGCCGTTTTAAGAGCTCTGGACGTCATCAATTTCTACCCTTCGG GTATCGCCATTTAGGGCAATTTGCCCCTTTAGGTGGGGATCAAGCAGCAGCAGAACTTCCTGGAGACTGGGTTTCAATGGGTCATAGCACACAGTGGCTATGGTATTCTGTGTATGCAAG CAAGCAAGTTAGCTGGCGCACGAGGTACTTAGTGGTCGGTGATTGGGTAAGAAGATACATTTTCGGGAGAGATTCAAGCAGGATTTAA
- the LOC132053392 gene encoding external alternative NAD(P)H-ubiquinone oxidoreductase B1, mitochondrial isoform X2, translating into MRGFTYLAKALHSHSTYSRLLVLCSVSTGGLLVYAESNVESGKQIVEKNQSEPEKKKKRIVVLGTGWAATSFLKDLDISSYDVKVVSPRNYFAFTPLLPSITCGTVEPRSIVEPVRNIIKKRSGKIHFWEAECLKIDLENNKVFCRSGINDNLAGHNDFSLQYDYLFIAVGAQVNTFNTPGVMEHCHFLKEVEDAQRIRRTVIDCFEKAVIPGQSEEERRINLHFVIVGGGPTGVEFASELYDFVHEDLVKIYPSVKDFVKITLIQSGDHILNTYDERISSFAEQKFQRDGIEVLTGCRVISVSDNFINMKVKSTGEHVEVPYGMVVWSTGVGTRPFVKDFMEQVGQEKRRILATDEWLRVKGCSNVYALGDCASVDQRKVMEDISAIFKAADKDDSGTLTIEEFRDVLDDIIIRYPQVDLYLKNKKLLAATDLLRDSEGNERDEVDIEGFKSALSHVDSQMKSLPATAQVAAQQGTYLARCFNRWDQCKTNPEGPRRFKSSGRHQFLPFGYRHLGQFAPLGGDQAAAELPGDWVSMGHSTQWLWYSVYASKQVSWRTRYLVVGDWVRRYIFGRDSSRI; encoded by the exons CAAAGCTCTTCATAGCCATTCTACTTATTCAAGACTTTTGGTTCTCTGTTCTGTCAG TACTGGAGGTCTATTGGTATATGCAGAATCGAACGTAGAGAGTGGAAAACAAATTGTTGAAAAGAATCAATCAGAAccagagaagaagaagaagagaatagtGGTGCTTGGAACAGGATGGGCTGCTACCAGTTTCCTAAAAGATCTTGATATTTCTTCCTATGATGTTAAGGTGGTTTCGCCGCGAAATTATTTCGCGTTTACACCACTGTTACCTAGTATCACATGTGGAACAGTTGAGCCACGAAGCATCGTAGAGCCCGTTCGGAACATAATAAAGAAG AGAAGTGGAAAAATTCATTTTTGGGAAGCAGAATGTCTAAAGATTGATTTAGAAAACAACAAAGTATTTTGCCGTTCTGGTATCAATGATAATCTGGCGGGACATAATGATTTCTCCCTACAATATGACTATTTGTTCATAGCAGTAGGAGCTCAAGTAAATACTTTTAACACTCCAGGTGTTATGGAACATTGCCACTTTCTGAAG GAAGTGGAAGATGCTCAAAGGATACGGAGGACAGTAATAGATTGTTTTGAGAAAGCTGTCATTCCCGGCCAAAGTGAAGAAGAGCGAAGGATCAACCTCCATTTTGTTATAGTTGGAGGGGGTCCCACTGGAGTGGAATTTGCTTCCGAGCTATATGACTTTGTTCATGAGGACTTAGTAAAAATATATCCTTCAGTTAAGGATTTTGTGAAGATAACACTTATCCAGTCCGGAGATCATATCCTGAATAC ATATGATGAAAGAATAAGCTCATTTGCTGAACAGAAATTTCAAAGAGATGGCATTGAGGTTTTGACAGGTTGCCGTGTCATTAGCGTCTCTGATAATTTCATCAACATGAAAGTAAAATCTACAGGAGAACACGTTGAAGTACCCTACGGGATGGTTGTATGGTCAACTGGAGTTGGTACTCGTCCATTTGTGAAGGATTTCATGGAACAAGTTGGCCAG GAAAAAAGACGTATTCTAGCAACTGATGAATGGTTACGAGTAAAGGGCTGTAGTAACGTGTACGCTCTTGGTGATTGTGCATCTGTAGATCAACGTAAAGTCATG GAAGATATTTCGGCCATTTTTAAAGCTGCGGATAAGGATGATTCTGGAACTTTGACCATCGAGGAATTCCGAGATGTCCTGGATGACATAATTATCCGTTATCCTCAAGTGGACTTGTATCTGAAGAACAAAAAATTGTTAGCGGCAACAGACTTATTAAGGGATTCAGAGGGAAATGAAAGAGATGAGGTAGATATTGAAGGTTTTAAATCGGCCCTTTCTCATGTAGATTCACAGATGAAAAGTCTACCTGCCACAGCTCAG GTTGCTGCTCAACAAGGTACATATCTTGCTAGATGCTTTAACCGCTGGGATCAATGCAAAACTAATCCTGAAGGCCCTCGCCGTTTTAAGAGCTCTGGACGTCATCAATTTCTACCCTTCGG GTATCGCCATTTAGGGCAATTTGCCCCTTTAGGTGGGGATCAAGCAGCAGCAGAACTTCCTGGAGACTGGGTTTCAATGGGTCATAGCACACAGTGGCTATGGTATTCTGTGTATGCAAG CAAGCAAGTTAGCTGGCGCACGAGGTACTTAGTGGTCGGTGATTGGGTAAGAAGATACATTTTCGGGAGAGATTCAAGCAGGATTTAA
- the LOC132053392 gene encoding external alternative NAD(P)H-ubiquinone oxidoreductase B1, mitochondrial isoform X3, which translates to MRGFTYFCKAFHSDSSYSRLLVLSSVSTGGLLVYAESNVESGKQIVEKNQSEPEKKKKRIVVLGTGWAATSFLKDLDISSYDVKVVSPRNYFAFTPLLPSITCGTVEPRSIVEPVRNIIKKRSGKIHFWEAECLKIDLENNKVFCRSGINDNLAGHNDFSLQYDYLFIAVGAQVNTFNTPGVMEHCHFLKEVEDAQRIRRTVIDCFEKAVIPGQSEEERRINLHFVIVGGGPTGVEFASELYDFVHEDLVKIYPSVKDFVKITLIQSGDHILNTYDERISSFAEQKFQRDGIEVLTGCRVISVSDNFINMKVKSTGEHVEVPYGMVVWSTGVGTRPFVKDFMEQVGQEKRRILATDEWLRVKGCSNVYALGDCASVDQRKVMEDISAIFKAADKDDSGTLTIEEFRDVLDDIIIRYPQVDLYLKNKKLLAATDLLRDSEGNERDEVDIEGFKSALSHVDSQMKSLPATAQVAAQQGTYLARCFNRWDQCKTNPEGPRRFKSSGRHQFLPFGYRHLGQFAPLGGDQAAAELPGDWVSMGHSTQWLWYSVYASKQVSWRTRYLVVGDWVRRYIFGRDSSRI; encoded by the exons TACTGGAGGTCTATTGGTATATGCAGAATCGAACGTAGAGAGTGGAAAACAAATTGTTGAAAAGAATCAATCAGAAccagagaagaagaagaagagaatagtGGTGCTTGGAACAGGATGGGCTGCTACCAGTTTCCTAAAAGATCTTGATATTTCTTCCTATGATGTTAAGGTGGTTTCGCCGCGAAATTATTTCGCGTTTACACCACTGTTACCTAGTATCACATGTGGAACAGTTGAGCCACGAAGCATCGTAGAGCCCGTTCGGAACATAATAAAGAAG AGAAGTGGAAAAATTCATTTTTGGGAAGCAGAATGTCTAAAGATTGATTTAGAAAACAACAAAGTATTTTGCCGTTCTGGTATCAATGATAATCTGGCGGGACATAATGATTTCTCCCTACAATATGACTATTTGTTCATAGCAGTAGGAGCTCAAGTAAATACTTTTAACACTCCAGGTGTTATGGAACATTGCCACTTTCTGAAG GAAGTGGAAGATGCTCAAAGGATACGGAGGACAGTAATAGATTGTTTTGAGAAAGCTGTCATTCCCGGCCAAAGTGAAGAAGAGCGAAGGATCAACCTCCATTTTGTTATAGTTGGAGGGGGTCCCACTGGAGTGGAATTTGCTTCCGAGCTATATGACTTTGTTCATGAGGACTTAGTAAAAATATATCCTTCAGTTAAGGATTTTGTGAAGATAACACTTATCCAGTCCGGAGATCATATCCTGAATAC ATATGATGAAAGAATAAGCTCATTTGCTGAACAGAAATTTCAAAGAGATGGCATTGAGGTTTTGACAGGTTGCCGTGTCATTAGCGTCTCTGATAATTTCATCAACATGAAAGTAAAATCTACAGGAGAACACGTTGAAGTACCCTACGGGATGGTTGTATGGTCAACTGGAGTTGGTACTCGTCCATTTGTGAAGGATTTCATGGAACAAGTTGGCCAG GAAAAAAGACGTATTCTAGCAACTGATGAATGGTTACGAGTAAAGGGCTGTAGTAACGTGTACGCTCTTGGTGATTGTGCATCTGTAGATCAACGTAAAGTCATG GAAGATATTTCGGCCATTTTTAAAGCTGCGGATAAGGATGATTCTGGAACTTTGACCATCGAGGAATTCCGAGATGTCCTGGATGACATAATTATCCGTTATCCTCAAGTGGACTTGTATCTGAAGAACAAAAAATTGTTAGCGGCAACAGACTTATTAAGGGATTCAGAGGGAAATGAAAGAGATGAGGTAGATATTGAAGGTTTTAAATCGGCCCTTTCTCATGTAGATTCACAGATGAAAAGTCTACCTGCCACAGCTCAG GTTGCTGCTCAACAAGGTACATATCTTGCTAGATGCTTTAACCGCTGGGATCAATGCAAAACTAATCCTGAAGGCCCTCGCCGTTTTAAGAGCTCTGGACGTCATCAATTTCTACCCTTCGG GTATCGCCATTTAGGGCAATTTGCCCCTTTAGGTGGGGATCAAGCAGCAGCAGAACTTCCTGGAGACTGGGTTTCAATGGGTCATAGCACACAGTGGCTATGGTATTCTGTGTATGCAAG CAAGCAAGTTAGCTGGCGCACGAGGTACTTAGTGGTCGGTGATTGGGTAAGAAGATACATTTTCGGGAGAGATTCAAGCAGGATTTAA
- the LOC132053392 gene encoding external alternative NAD(P)H-ubiquinone oxidoreductase B1, mitochondrial isoform X7 — translation MRGFTYLAKALHSHFSYSRLLVLCSVSTGGLLVYAESNIESGKQVETNQSKPEKKKIVVLGTGWAGTSFLKDLDISSYDVQVVSPRNYFAFTPLLPSVTCGTVEPRSIVEPVRNIIKKRSGEIHFWEAECLKIDPENHTVFCRSGIGDNLAGHNDFNLQYDYLVIAVGAQVNTFNTPGVMEHCHFLKEVEDAQRIRRTVIDCFEKAVIPGLSEEERRTNLHFVIVGGGPTGVEFAAELHDFVHEDLVKVYPSVKDFVKISLIQSGDHILNTYDERISSFAEQKFQRDGIEVLTGCRVISVSDNFINMKVKSTGEHVEVPYGMVVWSTGVGTRPFVKDFMEQVGQEKRRILATDEWLRVKGCSNVYALGDCASVDQRKVMEDISAIFKAADKDDSGTLTIEEFRDVLDDIIIRYPQVDLYLKNKKLLAATDLLRDSEGNERDEVDIEGFKSALSHVDSQMKSLPATAQVAAQQGTYLARCFNRWDQCKTNPEGPRRFKSSGRHQFLPFGYRHLGQFAPLGGDQAAAELPGDWVSMGHSTQWLWYSVYASKQVSWRTRYLVVGDWVRRYIFGRDSSRI, via the exons CAGTACTGGAGGTCTATTGGTATATGCGGAATCAAACATAGAGAGTGGAAAACAAGTTGAAACGAATCAATCAAAAccagagaagaagaaaatagtGGTGCTTGGAACAGGATGGGCTGGTACCAGCTTCCTAAAAGATCTTGATATTTCTTCCTATGATGTTCAAGTGGTTTCGCCACGAAATTATTTTGCGTTTACACCTCTGTTACCTAGTGTCACATGTGGAACAGTCGAGCCACGAAGCATCGTGGAGCCAGTTAGGAACATAATAAAGAAG AGAAGTGGAGAGATTCATTTTTGGGAAGCAGAATGTCTGAAGATTGATCCAGAAAACCACACAGTATTTTGCCGTTCTGGTATCGGTGATAATTTGGCGGGACATAATGATTTCAACCTACAATATGACTATTTGGTTATAGCAGTTGGAGCTCAAGTGAATACTTTCAACACCCCAGGTGTAATGGAACATTGTCACTTTCTGAAG GAAGTGGAAGATGCTCAAAGGATACGCAGGACAGTAATAGATTGTTTTGAGAAAGCTGTTATTCCCGGCCTAAGTGAAGAAGAGCGAAGGACCAACCTCCATTTTGTTATAGTTGGAGGGGGTCCAACTGGAGTGGAATTTGCCGCTGAGCTACATGACTTTGTTCATGAGGACTTAGTAAAAGTATACCCTTCGGTTAAAGATTTTGTGAAGATATCACTCATCCAGTCCGGAGATCATATCCTGAATAC ATATGATGAAAGAATAAGCTCATTTGCTGAACAGAAATTTCAAAGAGATGGCATTGAGGTTTTGACAGGTTGCCGTGTCATTAGCGTCTCTGATAATTTCATCAACATGAAAGTAAAATCTACAGGAGAACACGTTGAAGTACCCTACGGGATGGTTGTATGGTCAACTGGAGTTGGTACTCGTCCATTTGTGAAGGATTTCATGGAACAAGTTGGCCAG GAAAAAAGACGTATTCTAGCAACTGATGAATGGTTACGAGTAAAGGGCTGTAGTAACGTGTACGCTCTTGGTGATTGTGCATCTGTAGATCAACGTAAAGTCATG GAAGATATTTCGGCCATTTTTAAAGCTGCGGATAAGGATGATTCTGGAACTTTGACCATCGAGGAATTCCGAGATGTCCTGGATGACATAATTATCCGTTATCCTCAAGTGGACTTGTATCTGAAGAACAAAAAATTGTTAGCGGCAACAGACTTATTAAGGGATTCAGAGGGAAATGAAAGAGATGAGGTAGATATTGAAGGTTTTAAATCGGCCCTTTCTCATGTAGATTCACAGATGAAAAGTCTACCTGCCACAGCTCAG GTTGCTGCTCAACAAGGTACATATCTTGCTAGATGCTTTAACCGCTGGGATCAATGCAAAACTAATCCTGAAGGCCCTCGCCGTTTTAAGAGCTCTGGACGTCATCAATTTCTACCCTTCGG GTATCGCCATTTAGGGCAATTTGCCCCTTTAGGTGGGGATCAAGCAGCAGCAGAACTTCCTGGAGACTGGGTTTCAATGGGTCATAGCACACAGTGGCTATGGTATTCTGTGTATGCAAG CAAGCAAGTTAGCTGGCGCACGAGGTACTTAGTGGTCGGTGATTGGGTAAGAAGATACATTTTCGGGAGAGATTCAAGCAGGATTTAA